From the Rhinolophus sinicus isolate RSC01 linkage group LG02, ASM3656204v1, whole genome shotgun sequence genome, one window contains:
- the ZNF384 gene encoding zinc finger protein 384 isoform X8 codes for MEESHFNSNPYFWPSIPTVSGQIENTMFINKMKDQLLPEKGCGLAPPHYPTLLTVPASVSLPSGISMDTESKSDQLTPHSQASVTQNITVVPVPSTGLMTAGPGLVITSPSGSLVTTASSAQTFPISAPMIVSALPPGSQALQVVPDLSKKVSTALTEEGGGGGGGGGSVPPKPPRGRKKKRMLESGLPEMNDPYVLSPEDDDDHQKDGKTYRCRMCSLTFYSKSEMQIHSKSHTETKPHKCPHCSKTFANSSYLAQHIRIHSGAKPYSCNFCEKSFRQLSHLQQHTRIHTGDRPYKCAHPGCEKAFTQLSNLQSHRRQHNKDKPFKCHNCHRAYTDAASLEVHLSTHTVKHAKVYTCTICSRAYTSETYLMKHMRKHNPPDLQQQVQAAAAAAAAAQAQAQAQAQAQAQAQAQAQAQAQAQAQAQAQAQASQASQQQQQQPQPPHFQSPGAAPQGGGGGDSNPNPPPQCSFDLTPYKTAEHHKDICLTVTTSTIQVEHLASS; via the exons ATGGAAGAATCTCACTTCAATTCTAACCCGTACTTCTGGCCTTCTATCCCCACAGTCTCAGGACAG ATTGAGAACACGATGTTCATCAACAAGATGAAGGACCAGCTGCTGCCAGAGAAGGGCTGTGGGCTGGCTCCGCCCCACTACCCCACCCTGCTGACAGTGCCTGCCTCAGTGTCCCTGCCTTCGGGCATCAGTATGGACACAGAGTCCAAGTCAGACCAGCTGACCCCGCATAGCCAGGCGTCCGTTACCCAGAATATCACAGTGGTCCCTGTGCCGTCTACAGGACTGATGACTGCTG GTCCTGGTTTGGTAATCACGTCCCCCTCAGGCTCCCTTGTGACCACAGCCTCATCCGCTCAGACCTTCCCCATTTCGGCTCCCATGATTGTCTCAGCTCTTCCCCCTGGCTCACAAGCCCTGCAGGTGGTCCCTGACCTCTCCAAGAAGGTATCAACAGCCCTAACGGAGGAAGGAGGcggaggtggtggtggaggtggcagTGTGCCTCCTAAGCCCCCCCGGGGGCGAAAGAAGAAACGGATGCTGGAATCAGGGCTGCCCGAAATGAATGACCCTTATGTCCTGTCCCCTGAGGATGATGATGACCATCAGAAAGATGGAAAGACCTATAG GTGCCGGATGTGCTCACTGACATTCTACTCAAAGTCGGAGATGCAGATCCACTCCAAGTCACACACCGAGACCAAGCCCCACAAGTGCCCACATTGTTCCAAGACCTTCGCCAACAGCTCCTACCTGGCCCAGCACATCCGTATCCACTCAGGGGCCAAGCCCTACAGTTGTAACTTCTGTGAGAAATCCTTTCGCCAGCTCTCTCATCTCCAGCAGCACACCCG AATCCACACCGGTGATAGACCATACAAATGTGCACACCCCGGCTGTGAGAAAGCCTTCACACAGCTCTCCAATCTGCAG TCCCACAGACGGCAGCACAACAAAGATAAACCCTTCAAGTGCCACAACTGTCATCGGGCGTATACAGACGCAGCCTCACTAGAGGTGCACCTATCGACGCACACGGTGAAGCATGCCAAGGTGTACACCTGCACTATCTGTAGTCGGGCATATACGTCG GAAACGTACCTTATGAAACATATGCGCAAACACAACCCTCCTGATCTCCAGCAACAAGTAcaggcagcggcagcagcagcagcggcggccCAGGCCCAAGCTCAAGCTCAGGCTCAGGCCCAGGCTCAGGCCCAAGCTCAAGCCCAAGCCCAAGCCCAAGCCcaagcccaggcccaggcccaagCCCAGGCTTCCCAGGCatcgcagcagcagcagcagcagccacagccacCACACTTCCAGTCCCCTGGGGCAGccccccagggtgggggtggtggggacagtAACCCCAACCCTCCACCCCAGTGTTCCTTTGACCTGACCCCGTATAAGACGGCGGAGCATCATAAGGACATCTGCCTCACTGTCACCACCAGCACCATCCAGGTGGAGCACCTGGCCAGCTCGTAG
- the ZNF384 gene encoding zinc finger protein 384 isoform X2, with the protein MEESHFNSNPYFWPSIPTVSGQIENTMFINKMKDQLLPEKGCGLAPPHYPTLLTVPASVSLPSGISMDTESKSDQLTPHSQASVTQNITVVPVPSTGLMTAGPGLVITSPSGSLVTTASSAQTFPISAPMIVSALPPGSQALQVVPDLSKKVSTALTEEGGGGGGGGGSVPPKPPRGRKKKRMLESGLPEMNDPYVLSPEDDDDHQKDGKTYRSEGNCGTGNGQSLGLMDSVPGSTTNLLCDPGCRMCSLTFYSKSEMQIHSKSHTETKPHKCPHCSKTFANSSYLAQHIRIHSGAKPYSCNFCEKSFRQLSHLQQHTRIHSKMHTETIKPHKCPHCSKTFANTSYLAQHLRIHSGAKPYNCSYCQKAFRQLSHLQQHTRIHTGDRPYKCAHPGCEKAFTQLSNLQSHRRQHNKDKPFKCHNCHRAYTDAASLEVHLSTHTVKHAKVYTCTICSRAYTSETYLMKHMRKHNPPDLQQQVQAAAAAAAAAQAQAQAQAQAQAQAQAQAQAQAQAQAQAQAQAQASQASQQQQQQPQPPHFQSPGAAPQGGGGGDSNPNPPPQCSFDLTPYKTAEHHKDICLTVTTSTIQVEHLASS; encoded by the exons ATGGAAGAATCTCACTTCAATTCTAACCCGTACTTCTGGCCTTCTATCCCCACAGTCTCAGGACAG ATTGAGAACACGATGTTCATCAACAAGATGAAGGACCAGCTGCTGCCAGAGAAGGGCTGTGGGCTGGCTCCGCCCCACTACCCCACCCTGCTGACAGTGCCTGCCTCAGTGTCCCTGCCTTCGGGCATCAGTATGGACACAGAGTCCAAGTCAGACCAGCTGACCCCGCATAGCCAGGCGTCCGTTACCCAGAATATCACAGTGGTCCCTGTGCCGTCTACAGGACTGATGACTGCTG GTCCTGGTTTGGTAATCACGTCCCCCTCAGGCTCCCTTGTGACCACAGCCTCATCCGCTCAGACCTTCCCCATTTCGGCTCCCATGATTGTCTCAGCTCTTCCCCCTGGCTCACAAGCCCTGCAGGTGGTCCCTGACCTCTCCAAGAAGGTATCAACAGCCCTAACGGAGGAAGGAGGcggaggtggtggtggaggtggcagTGTGCCTCCTAAGCCCCCCCGGGGGCGAAAGAAGAAACGGATGCTGGAATCAGGGCTGCCCGAAATGAATGACCCTTATGTCCTGTCCCCTGAGGATGATGATGACCATCAGAAAGATGGAAAGACCTATAG GAGCGAAGGGAACTGCGGCACAGGAAATGGACAGAGCCTTGGGCTCATGGATTCAGTTCCCGGCTCCACCAcgaacttgctgtgtgaccctgg GTGCCGGATGTGCTCACTGACATTCTACTCAAAGTCGGAGATGCAGATCCACTCCAAGTCACACACCGAGACCAAGCCCCACAAGTGCCCACATTGTTCCAAGACCTTCGCCAACAGCTCCTACCTGGCCCAGCACATCCGTATCCACTCAGGGGCCAAGCCCTACAGTTGTAACTTCTGTGAGAAATCCTTTCGCCAGCTCTCTCATCTCCAGCAGCACACCCG GATCCACTCCAAGATGCATACGGAGACCATCAAGCCCCACAAGTGCCCGCACTGCTCCAAGACCTTCGCCAACACCTCCTACCTGGCCCAGCACCTCCGTATCCATTCGGGGGCCAAGCCCTACAACTGTTCCTACTGCCAGAAGGCCTTCCGCCAGCTCTCCCACCTCCAGCAGCACACACG AATCCACACCGGTGATAGACCATACAAATGTGCACACCCCGGCTGTGAGAAAGCCTTCACACAGCTCTCCAATCTGCAG TCCCACAGACGGCAGCACAACAAAGATAAACCCTTCAAGTGCCACAACTGTCATCGGGCGTATACAGACGCAGCCTCACTAGAGGTGCACCTATCGACGCACACGGTGAAGCATGCCAAGGTGTACACCTGCACTATCTGTAGTCGGGCATATACGTCG GAAACGTACCTTATGAAACATATGCGCAAACACAACCCTCCTGATCTCCAGCAACAAGTAcaggcagcggcagcagcagcagcggcggccCAGGCCCAAGCTCAAGCTCAGGCTCAGGCCCAGGCTCAGGCCCAAGCTCAAGCCCAAGCCCAAGCCCAAGCCcaagcccaggcccaggcccaagCCCAGGCTTCCCAGGCatcgcagcagcagcagcagcagccacagccacCACACTTCCAGTCCCCTGGGGCAGccccccagggtgggggtggtggggacagtAACCCCAACCCTCCACCCCAGTGTTCCTTTGACCTGACCCCGTATAAGACGGCGGAGCATCATAAGGACATCTGCCTCACTGTCACCACCAGCACCATCCAGGTGGAGCACCTGGCCAGCTCGTAG
- the ZNF384 gene encoding zinc finger protein 384 isoform X6 produces MEESHFNSNPYFWPSIPTVSGQIENTMFINKMKDQLLPEKGCGLAPPHYPTLLTVPASVSLPSGISMDTESKSDQLTPHSQASVTQNITVVPVPSTGLMTAGPGLVITSPSGSLVTTASSAQTFPISAPMIVSALPPGSQALQVVPDLSKKVSTALTEEGGGGGGGGGSVPPKPPRGRKKKRMLESGLPEMNDPYVLSPEDDDDHQKDGKTYRSEGNCGTGNGQSLGLMDSVPGSTTNLLCDPGCRMCSLTFYSKSEMQIHSKSHTETKPHKCPHCSKTFANSSYLAQHIRIHSGAKPYSCNFCEKSFRQLSHLQQHTRIHTGDRPYKCAHPGCEKAFTQLSNLQSHRRQHNKDKPFKCHNCHRAYTDAASLEVHLSTHTVKHAKVYTCTICSRAYTSETYLMKHMRKHNPPDLQQQVQAAAAAAAAAQAQAQAQAQAQAQAQAQAQAQAQAQAQAQAQAQASQASQQQQQQPQPPHFQSPGAAPQGGGGGDSNPNPPPQCSFDLTPYKTAEHHKDICLTVTTSTIQVEHLASS; encoded by the exons ATGGAAGAATCTCACTTCAATTCTAACCCGTACTTCTGGCCTTCTATCCCCACAGTCTCAGGACAG ATTGAGAACACGATGTTCATCAACAAGATGAAGGACCAGCTGCTGCCAGAGAAGGGCTGTGGGCTGGCTCCGCCCCACTACCCCACCCTGCTGACAGTGCCTGCCTCAGTGTCCCTGCCTTCGGGCATCAGTATGGACACAGAGTCCAAGTCAGACCAGCTGACCCCGCATAGCCAGGCGTCCGTTACCCAGAATATCACAGTGGTCCCTGTGCCGTCTACAGGACTGATGACTGCTG GTCCTGGTTTGGTAATCACGTCCCCCTCAGGCTCCCTTGTGACCACAGCCTCATCCGCTCAGACCTTCCCCATTTCGGCTCCCATGATTGTCTCAGCTCTTCCCCCTGGCTCACAAGCCCTGCAGGTGGTCCCTGACCTCTCCAAGAAGGTATCAACAGCCCTAACGGAGGAAGGAGGcggaggtggtggtggaggtggcagTGTGCCTCCTAAGCCCCCCCGGGGGCGAAAGAAGAAACGGATGCTGGAATCAGGGCTGCCCGAAATGAATGACCCTTATGTCCTGTCCCCTGAGGATGATGATGACCATCAGAAAGATGGAAAGACCTATAG GAGCGAAGGGAACTGCGGCACAGGAAATGGACAGAGCCTTGGGCTCATGGATTCAGTTCCCGGCTCCACCAcgaacttgctgtgtgaccctgg GTGCCGGATGTGCTCACTGACATTCTACTCAAAGTCGGAGATGCAGATCCACTCCAAGTCACACACCGAGACCAAGCCCCACAAGTGCCCACATTGTTCCAAGACCTTCGCCAACAGCTCCTACCTGGCCCAGCACATCCGTATCCACTCAGGGGCCAAGCCCTACAGTTGTAACTTCTGTGAGAAATCCTTTCGCCAGCTCTCTCATCTCCAGCAGCACACCCG AATCCACACCGGTGATAGACCATACAAATGTGCACACCCCGGCTGTGAGAAAGCCTTCACACAGCTCTCCAATCTGCAG TCCCACAGACGGCAGCACAACAAAGATAAACCCTTCAAGTGCCACAACTGTCATCGGGCGTATACAGACGCAGCCTCACTAGAGGTGCACCTATCGACGCACACGGTGAAGCATGCCAAGGTGTACACCTGCACTATCTGTAGTCGGGCATATACGTCG GAAACGTACCTTATGAAACATATGCGCAAACACAACCCTCCTGATCTCCAGCAACAAGTAcaggcagcggcagcagcagcagcggcggccCAGGCCCAAGCTCAAGCTCAGGCTCAGGCCCAGGCTCAGGCCCAAGCTCAAGCCCAAGCCCAAGCCCAAGCCcaagcccaggcccaggcccaagCCCAGGCTTCCCAGGCatcgcagcagcagcagcagcagccacagccacCACACTTCCAGTCCCCTGGGGCAGccccccagggtgggggtggtggggacagtAACCCCAACCCTCCACCCCAGTGTTCCTTTGACCTGACCCCGTATAAGACGGCGGAGCATCATAAGGACATCTGCCTCACTGTCACCACCAGCACCATCCAGGTGGAGCACCTGGCCAGCTCGTAG
- the ZNF384 gene encoding zinc finger protein 384 isoform X4 — MEESHFNSNPYFWPSIPTVSGQIENTMFINKMKDQLLPEKGCGLAPPHYPTLLTVPASVSLPSGISMDTESKSDQLTPHSQASVTQNITVVPVPSTGLMTAGPGLVITSPSGSLVTTASSAQTFPISAPMIVSALPPGSQALQVVPDLSKKVSTALTEEGGGGGGGGGSVPPKPPRGRKKKRMLESGLPEMNDPYVLSPEDDDDHQKDGKTYRCRMCSLTFYSKSEMQIHSKSHTETKPHKCPHCSKTFANSSYLAQHIRIHSGAKPYSCNFCEKSFRQLSHLQQHTRIHSKMHTETIKPHKCPHCSKTFANTSYLAQHLRIHSGAKPYNCSYCQKAFRQLSHLQQHTRIHTGDRPYKCAHPGCEKAFTQLSNLQSHRRQHNKDKPFKCHNCHRAYTDAASLEVHLSTHTVKHAKVYTCTICSRAYTSETYLMKHMRKHNPPDLQQQVQAAAAAAAAAQAQAQAQAQAQAQAQAQAQAQAQAQAQAQAQAQASQASQQQQQQPQPPHFQSPGAAPQGGGGGDSNPNPPPQCSFDLTPYKTAEHHKDICLTVTTSTIQVEHLASS, encoded by the exons ATGGAAGAATCTCACTTCAATTCTAACCCGTACTTCTGGCCTTCTATCCCCACAGTCTCAGGACAG ATTGAGAACACGATGTTCATCAACAAGATGAAGGACCAGCTGCTGCCAGAGAAGGGCTGTGGGCTGGCTCCGCCCCACTACCCCACCCTGCTGACAGTGCCTGCCTCAGTGTCCCTGCCTTCGGGCATCAGTATGGACACAGAGTCCAAGTCAGACCAGCTGACCCCGCATAGCCAGGCGTCCGTTACCCAGAATATCACAGTGGTCCCTGTGCCGTCTACAGGACTGATGACTGCTG GTCCTGGTTTGGTAATCACGTCCCCCTCAGGCTCCCTTGTGACCACAGCCTCATCCGCTCAGACCTTCCCCATTTCGGCTCCCATGATTGTCTCAGCTCTTCCCCCTGGCTCACAAGCCCTGCAGGTGGTCCCTGACCTCTCCAAGAAGGTATCAACAGCCCTAACGGAGGAAGGAGGcggaggtggtggtggaggtggcagTGTGCCTCCTAAGCCCCCCCGGGGGCGAAAGAAGAAACGGATGCTGGAATCAGGGCTGCCCGAAATGAATGACCCTTATGTCCTGTCCCCTGAGGATGATGATGACCATCAGAAAGATGGAAAGACCTATAG GTGCCGGATGTGCTCACTGACATTCTACTCAAAGTCGGAGATGCAGATCCACTCCAAGTCACACACCGAGACCAAGCCCCACAAGTGCCCACATTGTTCCAAGACCTTCGCCAACAGCTCCTACCTGGCCCAGCACATCCGTATCCACTCAGGGGCCAAGCCCTACAGTTGTAACTTCTGTGAGAAATCCTTTCGCCAGCTCTCTCATCTCCAGCAGCACACCCG GATCCACTCCAAGATGCATACGGAGACCATCAAGCCCCACAAGTGCCCGCACTGCTCCAAGACCTTCGCCAACACCTCCTACCTGGCCCAGCACCTCCGTATCCATTCGGGGGCCAAGCCCTACAACTGTTCCTACTGCCAGAAGGCCTTCCGCCAGCTCTCCCACCTCCAGCAGCACACACG AATCCACACCGGTGATAGACCATACAAATGTGCACACCCCGGCTGTGAGAAAGCCTTCACACAGCTCTCCAATCTGCAG TCCCACAGACGGCAGCACAACAAAGATAAACCCTTCAAGTGCCACAACTGTCATCGGGCGTATACAGACGCAGCCTCACTAGAGGTGCACCTATCGACGCACACGGTGAAGCATGCCAAGGTGTACACCTGCACTATCTGTAGTCGGGCATATACGTCG GAAACGTACCTTATGAAACATATGCGCAAACACAACCCTCCTGATCTCCAGCAACAAGTAcaggcagcggcagcagcagcagcggcggccCAGGCCCAAGCTCAAGCTCAGGCTCAGGCCCAGGCTCAGGCCCAAGCTCAAGCCCAAGCCCAAGCCCAAGCCcaagcccaggcccaggcccaagCCCAGGCTTCCCAGGCatcgcagcagcagcagcagcagccacagccacCACACTTCCAGTCCCCTGGGGCAGccccccagggtgggggtggtggggacagtAACCCCAACCCTCCACCCCAGTGTTCCTTTGACCTGACCCCGTATAAGACGGCGGAGCATCATAAGGACATCTGCCTCACTGTCACCACCAGCACCATCCAGGTGGAGCACCTGGCCAGCTCGTAG
- the ZNF384 gene encoding zinc finger protein 384 isoform X3 has protein sequence MEESHFNSNPYFWPSIPTVSGQIENTMFINKMKDQLLPEKGCGLAPPHYPTLLTVPASVSLPSGISMDTESKSDQLTPHSQASVTQNITVVPVPSTGLMTAGVSCSQRWRREGSQSRGPGLVITSPSGSLVTTASSAQTFPISAPMIVSALPPGSQALQVVPDLSKKVSTALTEEGGGGGGGGGSVPPKPPRGRKKKRMLESGLPEMNDPYVLSPEDDDDHQKDGKTYRCRMCSLTFYSKSEMQIHSKSHTETKPHKCPHCSKTFANSSYLAQHIRIHSGAKPYSCNFCEKSFRQLSHLQQHTRIHSKMHTETIKPHKCPHCSKTFANTSYLAQHLRIHSGAKPYNCSYCQKAFRQLSHLQQHTRIHTGDRPYKCAHPGCEKAFTQLSNLQSHRRQHNKDKPFKCHNCHRAYTDAASLEVHLSTHTVKHAKVYTCTICSRAYTSETYLMKHMRKHNPPDLQQQVQAAAAAAAAAQAQAQAQAQAQAQAQAQAQAQAQAQAQAQAQAQASQASQQQQQQPQPPHFQSPGAAPQGGGGGDSNPNPPPQCSFDLTPYKTAEHHKDICLTVTTSTIQVEHLASS, from the exons ATGGAAGAATCTCACTTCAATTCTAACCCGTACTTCTGGCCTTCTATCCCCACAGTCTCAGGACAG ATTGAGAACACGATGTTCATCAACAAGATGAAGGACCAGCTGCTGCCAGAGAAGGGCTGTGGGCTGGCTCCGCCCCACTACCCCACCCTGCTGACAGTGCCTGCCTCAGTGTCCCTGCCTTCGGGCATCAGTATGGACACAGAGTCCAAGTCAGACCAGCTGACCCCGCATAGCCAGGCGTCCGTTACCCAGAATATCACAGTGGTCCCTGTGCCGTCTACAGGACTGATGACTGCTG GAGTCTCCTGTTCTCAGAggtggagaagagaagggagtcAATCAAGGG GTCCTGGTTTGGTAATCACGTCCCCCTCAGGCTCCCTTGTGACCACAGCCTCATCCGCTCAGACCTTCCCCATTTCGGCTCCCATGATTGTCTCAGCTCTTCCCCCTGGCTCACAAGCCCTGCAGGTGGTCCCTGACCTCTCCAAGAAGGTATCAACAGCCCTAACGGAGGAAGGAGGcggaggtggtggtggaggtggcagTGTGCCTCCTAAGCCCCCCCGGGGGCGAAAGAAGAAACGGATGCTGGAATCAGGGCTGCCCGAAATGAATGACCCTTATGTCCTGTCCCCTGAGGATGATGATGACCATCAGAAAGATGGAAAGACCTATAG GTGCCGGATGTGCTCACTGACATTCTACTCAAAGTCGGAGATGCAGATCCACTCCAAGTCACACACCGAGACCAAGCCCCACAAGTGCCCACATTGTTCCAAGACCTTCGCCAACAGCTCCTACCTGGCCCAGCACATCCGTATCCACTCAGGGGCCAAGCCCTACAGTTGTAACTTCTGTGAGAAATCCTTTCGCCAGCTCTCTCATCTCCAGCAGCACACCCG GATCCACTCCAAGATGCATACGGAGACCATCAAGCCCCACAAGTGCCCGCACTGCTCCAAGACCTTCGCCAACACCTCCTACCTGGCCCAGCACCTCCGTATCCATTCGGGGGCCAAGCCCTACAACTGTTCCTACTGCCAGAAGGCCTTCCGCCAGCTCTCCCACCTCCAGCAGCACACACG AATCCACACCGGTGATAGACCATACAAATGTGCACACCCCGGCTGTGAGAAAGCCTTCACACAGCTCTCCAATCTGCAG TCCCACAGACGGCAGCACAACAAAGATAAACCCTTCAAGTGCCACAACTGTCATCGGGCGTATACAGACGCAGCCTCACTAGAGGTGCACCTATCGACGCACACGGTGAAGCATGCCAAGGTGTACACCTGCACTATCTGTAGTCGGGCATATACGTCG GAAACGTACCTTATGAAACATATGCGCAAACACAACCCTCCTGATCTCCAGCAACAAGTAcaggcagcggcagcagcagcagcggcggccCAGGCCCAAGCTCAAGCTCAGGCTCAGGCCCAGGCTCAGGCCCAAGCTCAAGCCCAAGCCCAAGCCCAAGCCcaagcccaggcccaggcccaagCCCAGGCTTCCCAGGCatcgcagcagcagcagcagcagccacagccacCACACTTCCAGTCCCCTGGGGCAGccccccagggtgggggtggtggggacagtAACCCCAACCCTCCACCCCAGTGTTCCTTTGACCTGACCCCGTATAAGACGGCGGAGCATCATAAGGACATCTGCCTCACTGTCACCACCAGCACCATCCAGGTGGAGCACCTGGCCAGCTCGTAG
- the ZNF384 gene encoding zinc finger protein 384 isoform X7, with protein sequence MEESHFNSNPYFWPSIPTVSGQIENTMFINKMKDQLLPEKGCGLAPPHYPTLLTVPASVSLPSGISMDTESKSDQLTPHSQASVTQNITVVPVPSTGLMTAGVSCSQRWRREGSQSRGPGLVITSPSGSLVTTASSAQTFPISAPMIVSALPPGSQALQVVPDLSKKVSTALTEEGGGGGGGGGSVPPKPPRGRKKKRMLESGLPEMNDPYVLSPEDDDDHQKDGKTYRCRMCSLTFYSKSEMQIHSKSHTETKPHKCPHCSKTFANSSYLAQHIRIHSGAKPYSCNFCEKSFRQLSHLQQHTRIHTGDRPYKCAHPGCEKAFTQLSNLQSHRRQHNKDKPFKCHNCHRAYTDAASLEVHLSTHTVKHAKVYTCTICSRAYTSETYLMKHMRKHNPPDLQQQVQAAAAAAAAAQAQAQAQAQAQAQAQAQAQAQAQAQAQAQAQAQASQASQQQQQQPQPPHFQSPGAAPQGGGGGDSNPNPPPQCSFDLTPYKTAEHHKDICLTVTTSTIQVEHLASS encoded by the exons ATGGAAGAATCTCACTTCAATTCTAACCCGTACTTCTGGCCTTCTATCCCCACAGTCTCAGGACAG ATTGAGAACACGATGTTCATCAACAAGATGAAGGACCAGCTGCTGCCAGAGAAGGGCTGTGGGCTGGCTCCGCCCCACTACCCCACCCTGCTGACAGTGCCTGCCTCAGTGTCCCTGCCTTCGGGCATCAGTATGGACACAGAGTCCAAGTCAGACCAGCTGACCCCGCATAGCCAGGCGTCCGTTACCCAGAATATCACAGTGGTCCCTGTGCCGTCTACAGGACTGATGACTGCTG GAGTCTCCTGTTCTCAGAggtggagaagagaagggagtcAATCAAGGG GTCCTGGTTTGGTAATCACGTCCCCCTCAGGCTCCCTTGTGACCACAGCCTCATCCGCTCAGACCTTCCCCATTTCGGCTCCCATGATTGTCTCAGCTCTTCCCCCTGGCTCACAAGCCCTGCAGGTGGTCCCTGACCTCTCCAAGAAGGTATCAACAGCCCTAACGGAGGAAGGAGGcggaggtggtggtggaggtggcagTGTGCCTCCTAAGCCCCCCCGGGGGCGAAAGAAGAAACGGATGCTGGAATCAGGGCTGCCCGAAATGAATGACCCTTATGTCCTGTCCCCTGAGGATGATGATGACCATCAGAAAGATGGAAAGACCTATAG GTGCCGGATGTGCTCACTGACATTCTACTCAAAGTCGGAGATGCAGATCCACTCCAAGTCACACACCGAGACCAAGCCCCACAAGTGCCCACATTGTTCCAAGACCTTCGCCAACAGCTCCTACCTGGCCCAGCACATCCGTATCCACTCAGGGGCCAAGCCCTACAGTTGTAACTTCTGTGAGAAATCCTTTCGCCAGCTCTCTCATCTCCAGCAGCACACCCG AATCCACACCGGTGATAGACCATACAAATGTGCACACCCCGGCTGTGAGAAAGCCTTCACACAGCTCTCCAATCTGCAG TCCCACAGACGGCAGCACAACAAAGATAAACCCTTCAAGTGCCACAACTGTCATCGGGCGTATACAGACGCAGCCTCACTAGAGGTGCACCTATCGACGCACACGGTGAAGCATGCCAAGGTGTACACCTGCACTATCTGTAGTCGGGCATATACGTCG GAAACGTACCTTATGAAACATATGCGCAAACACAACCCTCCTGATCTCCAGCAACAAGTAcaggcagcggcagcagcagcagcggcggccCAGGCCCAAGCTCAAGCTCAGGCTCAGGCCCAGGCTCAGGCCCAAGCTCAAGCCCAAGCCCAAGCCCAAGCCcaagcccaggcccaggcccaagCCCAGGCTTCCCAGGCatcgcagcagcagcagcagcagccacagccacCACACTTCCAGTCCCCTGGGGCAGccccccagggtgggggtggtggggacagtAACCCCAACCCTCCACCCCAGTGTTCCTTTGACCTGACCCCGTATAAGACGGCGGAGCATCATAAGGACATCTGCCTCACTGTCACCACCAGCACCATCCAGGTGGAGCACCTGGCCAGCTCGTAG